In Flavobacteriales bacterium, the genomic stretch CAGACGATGTTCACGTGGTGGCAAGTGGAATCGGTGCTGCAACTGTTGGTGACCGTCTGGCAGACGGTGTAGTTGCCCGTAGCCACATACGTGTGCTGCGGTTCGGCCTGCGTACTGATGTTCCCATCTCCGAAATCCCAAAGCGTGCTTGTGGAAGTGGGCGAGACGGTCGCATCCGTGAAATCGACCGTGTAATCGGTGATGGAGGTTGAGAAATCAGGTAGCGGGTCGGTGCAGGTGACGGTGATCGTCCCGGTCATGCCCAACCCAGCATGTGGATCACATTGGTAATTGTAGAACCCCGAGGTGTTGAAGGTGTGGGAGTACGTCCATGTTGCAGGAGCAACGCTATTACCGAAAGACTCTGGGTTTGAGGGAAAAACAGTTTGCGTTCCATCAACGTTGTGCGAACCCTGCGTGCAGTTCCATTCTACAATGTCGCCAATCTCGATCGTCAGATCGGCAGGCGTAAAAACATTACTTGTAACCGAAACCTGATGGGTTGTCTGAGCCTGAAGTAGAGCTCCCGAACTAAGGACGGAAGCGATGATGGTAAAGAGCTTTTTCATGTTCCGAAGTTACATTTTGAAAGCATCTTCAGAACAGGTTTCCGATTGACCGAATGTTCGAACAGTCGTGTTCTACTTGGGATCTACCAGATAATTGCCAGAGTCTCCACAATCTGTGGGGCAGGGAAGTTGGCTTTTCAGGTAATCGGTTTCCAATTCAGTTATCTTGCCATTTTCCAGTTTCGCGGCCATGATCATCATGGTACTGCCACCTGAGATCTGTCCCGGAATAATGGTAATCCCCGTTGCTCCGCTCACTTTCAATTGATTCTGAAGAACAGATTTACTGAAGAACACCTTTTGGTAGTTGAGTTTTGAATTGGCAACGTTGGATACACAGCCTGTGGCCTTGCTTTTGGATATTTTTTTGGCGCTGCATGAATTGTTCTCATCGTATGATTCTGCATGCAGGTACTTATTGG encodes the following:
- a CDS encoding PKD domain-containing protein — encoded protein: MKKLFTIIASVLSSGALLQAQTTHQVSVTSNVFTPADLTIEIGDIVEWNCTQGSHNVDGTQTVFPSNPESFGNSVAPATWTYSHTFNTSGFYNYQCDPHAGLGMTGTITVTCTDPLPDFSTSITDYTVDFTDATVSPTSTSTLWDFGDGNISTQAEPQHTYVATGNYTVCQTVTNSCSTDSTCHHVNIV